The bacterium genome window below encodes:
- a CDS encoding NADP-dependent glyceraldehyde-3-phosphate dehydrogenase codes for MTTERRDWRAFFPTEDEIPADARLPGPIEQREWLVGGELRTWEGPLKEARSPVCVRRGGTLEQALVGRFPSMDEEAALAALDAASRAFDRGRGAWPTMSVAERIGRVEEFLFRMQERRDEVVRLLSWEVGKPLADARKEFDRTAQYVRDTIDAVKELDRTSSRFVVEEGVLAQIRRSPLGVVLSMGPYNYPLNETFTTLIPALIMGNCAVVKPPRFGALLWRPLLDAFRAAFPPGVVGTIYGDGPTIVGPLMRSGAVDVLAFIGSSRVADALRRDHPRPHRLRGVLGLDAKNAAIVLPDADLDLAVRECLLGALSFNGQRCTAIKLIYVHKRVAEPFVAALAAAVDGLKRGMPWEDGVAATPLPEPGKPQKLRAMCDEALAKGARIVGNGGTVVGTFFDPAVVYPVDSSMRLAREEQFGPVVPVAPFEDVADVVEAIVASEYGQQVSLFGRDPKTLGPLIDVMANQVCRVNLNSQCQRGPDTFPFNGRKDSAEGTLSVTDALRAFSIRALVAARTEEANKRLVTDIVRGRTSNFLSTDFIL; via the coding sequence ATGACGACCGAACGCCGCGACTGGCGCGCCTTCTTTCCGACCGAGGACGAGATTCCCGCGGACGCGCGGCTCCCCGGGCCGATCGAGCAGCGGGAGTGGCTCGTCGGCGGAGAGCTCCGCACGTGGGAGGGGCCGCTCAAGGAGGCGCGCTCGCCGGTCTGCGTGCGGCGGGGCGGGACGCTGGAGCAGGCGCTCGTCGGGCGCTTCCCGTCGATGGACGAGGAGGCGGCGCTGGCGGCGCTCGACGCCGCGTCGCGCGCCTTCGACCGCGGCCGCGGCGCGTGGCCGACGATGTCGGTCGCGGAGCGGATCGGCCGCGTCGAGGAGTTCCTGTTCCGGATGCAGGAGCGGCGGGACGAGGTCGTGCGGCTCCTCTCGTGGGAGGTCGGCAAGCCGCTCGCCGACGCGCGCAAGGAGTTCGACCGCACGGCGCAGTACGTGCGCGACACGATCGACGCGGTGAAGGAGCTCGACCGCACGTCCTCCCGCTTCGTCGTCGAGGAGGGGGTGCTGGCGCAGATCCGCCGCTCGCCGCTCGGCGTGGTCCTCTCGATGGGGCCGTACAACTACCCGCTCAACGAAACGTTCACGACGCTGATCCCGGCGCTGATCATGGGGAACTGCGCCGTCGTCAAGCCGCCGCGTTTCGGCGCGCTGCTCTGGCGGCCGCTGCTCGACGCGTTCCGCGCCGCCTTCCCGCCGGGCGTCGTCGGCACGATCTACGGCGACGGGCCGACGATCGTCGGCCCGCTGATGCGCTCCGGCGCGGTGGACGTGCTGGCGTTCATCGGCTCCTCGCGCGTCGCCGACGCGCTGCGGCGCGACCATCCGCGCCCGCACCGGCTGCGCGGCGTGCTCGGCCTCGACGCCAAGAACGCGGCGATCGTCCTGCCCGACGCGGACCTGGACCTGGCGGTGCGGGAGTGCCTGCTCGGCGCCCTCTCGTTCAACGGCCAGCGCTGCACGGCGATCAAGCTGATCTACGTGCACAAGCGCGTGGCCGAGCCGTTCGTCGCCGCGCTCGCCGCGGCGGTGGACGGACTGAAGCGGGGGATGCCGTGGGAGGACGGCGTCGCCGCGACGCCGCTCCCCGAGCCGGGGAAGCCGCAGAAGCTCCGCGCGATGTGCGACGAGGCGCTCGCCAAGGGGGCGCGGATCGTCGGCAACGGCGGAACCGTCGTCGGCACGTTCTTCGACCCGGCGGTCGTCTATCCCGTGGACTCGTCGATGCGCCTCGCCCGCGAGGAGCAGTTCGGGCCGGTCGTTCCCGTCGCGCCGTTCGAGGACGTCGCCGACGTCGTCGAGGCGATCGTCGCCTCCGAGTACGGCCAGCAGGTCAGCCTGTTCGGCCGCGACCCGAAGACGCTCGGCCCGCTGATCGACGTGATGGCGAACCAGGTCTGCCGCGTCAACCTCAACAGCCAGTGCCAACGCGGCCCCGACACCTTCCCCTTCAACGGCCGCAAGGACTCGGCCGAAGGCACGCTGTCGGTGACGGACGCGCTGCGCGCCTTTTCCATCCGGGCGCTCGTCGCCGCGCGGACGGAGGAGGCGAACAAGCGCCTCGTGACCGATATCGTGCGGGGCCGGACGTCGAACTTCCTCTCGACCGACTTCATCCTCTGA
- a CDS encoding 6-phosphofructokinase yields the protein MQQKRMAILVGGGPAPGINSVIAAATIRGQLGGVEVVGVQDGFEWVQKGNVDHVVPLTIDAVSRIHFRGGSYIGISRANPTVDPQLLENTILSLLRLNVTQLITIGGDDTAFSAMKLEERSAGRIHVAHVPKTIDNDLALPPQIDTFGFQTARHVGVEIVKNLMVDARTTSRWYFIIAMGRKAGHLALGIGKAAGTTLTLIPEEFGGGKIPLRALVDTLVGAIIKRAADGRRDGVAVIAEGVALGIDPDDLGRLADVERDAHGHLRIAEINIGEILKSEVQKRLADFKLKTTIVAKNIGYELRCADPIPYDMEYTRDLGYCAAKFLLSGGNAAMVSLQGGHFVPVPFAELLDPATGRSKVRLVDIESARYKIARRYMIRLRRDDFEDPYEQAKLAAVAGVTMEQFGEQFGYLVQFEPPPFEIELVPPPPAQEP from the coding sequence ATGCAGCAGAAGAGAATGGCGATCTTGGTCGGCGGCGGGCCGGCGCCGGGGATCAACAGCGTCATCGCCGCGGCGACGATCCGCGGCCAGCTCGGCGGCGTCGAGGTCGTCGGCGTGCAGGACGGCTTCGAGTGGGTCCAGAAAGGAAACGTGGACCACGTCGTCCCGCTGACGATCGACGCCGTGAGCCGCATCCACTTCCGCGGCGGCTCCTACATCGGCATCTCGCGCGCCAACCCGACGGTCGATCCGCAGCTGCTGGAGAACACGATCCTCTCCCTCCTGCGGCTCAACGTGACGCAGCTGATCACGATCGGCGGCGACGACACCGCCTTCTCGGCGATGAAGCTCGAGGAACGCTCGGCGGGCCGGATCCACGTCGCCCATGTGCCGAAGACGATCGACAACGACCTCGCCCTCCCGCCGCAGATCGACACGTTCGGCTTCCAGACGGCGCGCCACGTCGGCGTCGAGATCGTGAAGAACCTGATGGTCGACGCGCGGACGACCTCCCGCTGGTACTTCATCATCGCCATGGGGCGGAAGGCGGGGCACCTCGCCCTGGGCATCGGCAAGGCGGCGGGGACGACGCTGACGCTGATCCCGGAAGAGTTCGGCGGCGGCAAGATCCCGCTGCGCGCCCTCGTGGACACGCTCGTCGGGGCGATCATCAAGCGCGCCGCCGACGGCCGGCGGGACGGCGTGGCGGTGATCGCCGAGGGGGTCGCGCTGGGGATCGACCCCGACGACCTCGGCCGGCTGGCCGACGTCGAGCGGGACGCCCACGGCCACCTGCGGATCGCCGAGATCAACATCGGCGAGATCCTGAAGAGCGAAGTCCAGAAGCGGCTCGCCGACTTCAAGCTCAAGACGACGATCGTCGCCAAGAACATCGGCTACGAGCTGCGCTGCGCCGACCCGATCCCCTACGACATGGAGTACACGCGCGACCTCGGCTACTGCGCGGCGAAGTTCCTCCTCTCCGGCGGCAACGCGGCGATGGTCTCGCTGCAGGGCGGGCACTTCGTCCCGGTGCCGTTCGCGGAGCTGCTCGACCCGGCCACCGGCCGCTCCAAGGTGCGGCTGGTGGACATCGAGTCGGCGCGCTACAAGATCGCCCGCCGCTACATGATCCGGCTGCGCCGCGACGACTTCGAGGATCCGTACGAGCAGGCGAAGCTCGCCGCCGTCGCCGGGGTGACGATGGAGCAGTTCGGCGAGCAGTTCGGGTATCTCGTGCAGTTCGAGCCGCCGCCGTTCGAGATCGAGCTCGTTCCGCCGCCGCCGGCGCAGGAGCCGTAA
- a CDS encoding DUF3465 domain-containing protein yields MKKTLLLLAALLAAFVSAAPPSAGAAPRARRAPTLKAEITAVVTVESPPRATTHKNGRRFLEFTALVRRFELAPLRGSEGAELPRVIATRPVRVVHDLTCGGEPVGLRMGDTVELKGEYVHPPSGQDLIHFTHPADGSCGGRGTHPDGYLRRAR; encoded by the coding sequence ATGAAGAAGACGCTGCTGCTCCTCGCCGCGCTGCTCGCGGCGTTCGTCTCCGCCGCGCCTCCGTCCGCGGGGGCGGCCCCGCGCGCGCGCCGCGCGCCGACGCTCAAGGCCGAGATCACCGCCGTCGTCACGGTGGAGTCGCCGCCGCGCGCGACGACGCACAAGAACGGCCGCCGCTTCCTCGAGTTCACGGCGCTGGTCCGTCGCTTCGAGCTCGCCCCGCTGCGGGGAAGCGAGGGGGCGGAACTCCCGCGCGTGATCGCGACGCGGCCGGTCCGCGTCGTGCACGACCTGACCTGCGGCGGCGAGCCGGTGGGCCTCCGCATGGGGGACACCGTCGAGCTGAAGGGGGAGTACGTTCATCCGCCGAGCGGCCAGGACCTGATCCACTTCACCCATCCGGCCGACGGCTCGTGCGGAGGCCGCGGGACGCATCCCGACGGCTACCTCCGCCGCGCGCGCTGA
- a CDS encoding FCD domain-containing protein, with protein MKPRFRDLPALVAAELAQTPGPVGSGAILERLLARGVATSRPTVSRALDSLTRRGFAEKVSNKGRTITATGRTWLERTQARRAAFQSSDRVLRAVGRSTLTELRNAMLARRGLEAEMAREAAERATQEQVATLQRIAEAQAKNVEAGGRGAQEALDFHQTLAEASGNRFIAAALRLIRTSAESLEALMFHLGATIGGDSRPAHAELVAAIADRDGERAAAAAAAHIDEFIRHIDQWLAGLGPDDAGRGAPLRR; from the coding sequence ATGAAACCGCGCTTCCGCGACCTGCCGGCGCTCGTCGCCGCCGAACTCGCCCAAACCCCCGGCCCCGTCGGCTCGGGGGCGATCCTGGAGCGTCTCCTCGCGCGCGGCGTCGCCACGAGCCGGCCCACCGTCAGCCGCGCGCTCGACTCGCTCACCCGCCGCGGTTTCGCGGAGAAGGTGAGCAACAAGGGGCGCACGATCACGGCGACGGGGCGCACGTGGCTCGAGCGGACGCAGGCGCGGCGCGCCGCCTTCCAGTCGAGCGACCGCGTGCTGCGCGCGGTCGGCCGCTCCACGCTGACCGAGCTGCGGAACGCGATGCTCGCGCGGCGCGGGCTCGAGGCGGAGATGGCGCGCGAGGCGGCCGAGCGGGCGACGCAGGAACAGGTGGCCACGCTGCAGCGGATCGCCGAGGCGCAGGCCAAAAACGTCGAGGCGGGAGGACGCGGCGCGCAGGAGGCGCTCGACTTCCACCAGACGTTGGCCGAGGCCTCGGGGAACCGCTTCATCGCCGCCGCGCTGCGCCTGATCCGGACGAGCGCCGAATCGCTCGAGGCGCTGATGTTCCACCTCGGCGCGACGATCGGCGGCGACTCGCGTCCGGCGCACGCGGAGCTGGTCGCGGCGATCGCCGACCGCGACGGCGAGCGCGCGGCGGCGGCCGCGGCGGCGCACATCGACGAGTTCATCCGGCACATCGATCAGTGGCTCGCCGGCCTCGGCCCGGACGACGCGGGGCGCGGCGCCCCGCTGCGCCGCTGA